A portion of the Cellulophaga algicola DSM 14237 genome contains these proteins:
- a CDS encoding OstA-like protein → MSKIVNLVQKVFVLLLVLISSTLGFAQQDKPVENKQINIVYGGTFTKDEAKAPGASIFSMDDRQVQFEHQGADLWCDYAIFYQKENRLKAVGNIRLQQGDSVQMTSGKVDYDGNTKLAKAWQNVILEQNPGMRLETDTLRFDREKQEAYYKDFGTVIDSTNTLTSQIGRYYMETKKYQFLDSVHIDNPEYKVDSKQLDYYTSSKNAYMYGPSTVTGKTYKIYCERGFYDTKVESGYGIKNTRIDYNNRIIVGDSVYFNKAKEYASATNNITITDTVNNGIIRAHYAEVFKAKDSVFATKRAVAISLVEKDSLYIHGDTLMITGKPDQRIMRAFKNAKFYKTDLSGKADSIHVEEATGLTQLIGKKIPQDTKEVYWPKYYPVIWNGENQMTGDSIHLISDLKTEKLDSLKVIKNAFIVSSDTIGKTGYNQAKGIDLYGKFIENSLDEVDLIGNTEVVYWMYNDDQELIGINKTICSKINITFNENDVEDLTFYVDPDGAIFPEKDLEEELRILKGMVWRGDERIMTKEDIFDEDDNNIKLVVIQGIENPIDIDAEEEQRSKNSSDPVNNLPTNTTVPKKKAVTSKNSTSKAAIKKSN, encoded by the coding sequence TTGAGCAAAATTGTAAACCTAGTGCAGAAAGTCTTTGTTTTATTATTAGTCTTAATTAGTTCAACGCTTGGTTTTGCACAGCAAGACAAACCTGTTGAAAACAAACAGATAAACATCGTTTACGGTGGAACCTTTACTAAAGATGAAGCTAAAGCACCTGGCGCATCTATTTTTAGTATGGATGACAGGCAAGTACAGTTTGAACATCAAGGAGCAGATTTATGGTGTGACTATGCTATATTCTACCAGAAGGAAAACCGATTGAAAGCAGTGGGAAATATTCGGCTACAACAAGGAGATTCTGTCCAAATGACTAGTGGGAAAGTAGATTATGACGGAAATACAAAGCTTGCCAAAGCATGGCAAAATGTTATTCTAGAACAAAATCCAGGAATGCGCTTAGAAACAGATACCCTACGTTTTGATCGCGAAAAACAAGAAGCATATTATAAAGATTTTGGTACCGTAATAGATTCTACCAACACGCTTACCAGCCAGATAGGTCGGTATTACATGGAAACTAAAAAATATCAATTTCTAGATAGTGTTCATATTGATAATCCAGAATACAAAGTAGATTCAAAACAACTTGATTACTATACGTCTTCTAAAAATGCCTATATGTATGGGCCTTCTACTGTAACTGGTAAAACCTACAAGATTTATTGTGAGCGTGGTTTTTATGATACTAAAGTAGAGAGCGGTTACGGAATTAAAAATACTCGAATAGATTACAACAATAGAATCATAGTTGGCGACAGTGTATACTTTAACAAAGCAAAAGAATATGCCTCTGCCACCAATAACATCACCATAACAGATACGGTAAATAATGGAATTATACGTGCACATTATGCTGAAGTTTTTAAGGCTAAAGATTCCGTTTTCGCAACAAAAAGAGCTGTCGCTATTAGTTTAGTAGAAAAGGATTCGCTTTATATTCACGGCGATACGCTTATGATTACGGGAAAGCCAGACCAACGTATTATGCGAGCGTTTAAAAATGCTAAATTTTATAAAACCGATTTAAGTGGTAAAGCAGATTCTATTCATGTGGAAGAAGCTACGGGCTTAACACAGCTTATTGGAAAAAAAATACCCCAAGACACTAAAGAAGTGTATTGGCCAAAATATTATCCGGTAATCTGGAATGGAGAAAATCAAATGACAGGAGATAGTATTCATTTGATTTCAGATTTAAAAACAGAAAAACTAGATTCTTTAAAAGTAATAAAAAATGCGTTTATTGTCTCTTCTGATACCATTGGAAAAACAGGATACAATCAAGCTAAGGGCATCGATTTATATGGCAAATTTATTGAAAACAGTTTAGACGAAGTCGATTTAATTGGGAATACAGAAGTCGTCTATTGGATGTATAATGATGATCAAGAACTCATCGGTATTAATAAAACTATTTGTAGTAAAATTAATATCACCTTCAACGAAAACGATGTTGAAGATTTAACGTTTTACGTAGATCCTGACGGCGCTATTTTTCCTGAGAAAGATTTAGAAGAAGAGTTAAGAATTTTAAAGGGTATGGTTTGGCGTGGTGATGAGCGAATCATGACCAAAGAAGATATTTTTGATGAAGACGACAATAACATTAAACTTGTTGTAATACAAGGAATAGAAAACCCTATTGATATCGATGCAGAAGAGGAACAGCGCAGTAAAAACTCATCAGACCCTGTAAATAATTTACCTACAAACACAACCGTCCCTAAAAAGAAGGCTGTTACATCTAAAAATAGCACTAGCAAAGCTGCTATTAAAAAGTCTAACTAA